AATATTGTAGATAAAATGGTGGAAGGCCGTATTGAAAAGTATTATAAAGAATTCTGCTTGTTGGAGCAGCCTTTTGTTAAAAATCCGGATTTGACCGTTCAACAATTAGTCAATGAAACGATTGCTAAAATTGGCGAAAACATTTCCGTACGTCGTTTTGTTCGCTTTGAAATGGGTGAAGGCTTGGAAAAGCGGCAAGACGATTTTGCCGCAGAAGTATTGGCTCAAGCGAAACTGTAAGAAAAACTGAAAGGGAAGGGAACACTGTAGGTGTTCCCTTTTTAATGAATAGCAGGATTTCATGGTTTGTTGTAGAACAGAGTTAGGAAGCGGAGGCCATTACATGCTCGAACCGAAATATAAGCGCGTCATTTTGAAACTGTCTGGGGAAGCTTTGGCGGGTCCAGCCGGTTTTGGAATTGATGCAACTGTCATACAATCAATCGCCCGACAAATCGGTGAGATTGTTCAGTTGGGCGTGCAGGTTGCCGTCGTTGTAGGAGGAGGCAATATCTGGCGCGGGGTCTCCGGCAGTTCCCAGGGGATGGATCGTGCTTCTGCCGATTATATGGGTATGCTGGCCACTGTCATGAACGCCTTGGCTTTGCAGGATTCACTGGAAAAAATAGACGTTGTGACCCGTGTGCAAACATCAATTGAAATGCGCCAGATAGCAGAACCTTATATTCGCAGACGGGCGATTCGCCATTTGGAAAAATCTCGTGTTGTAATTTTTGCAGCAGGCACCGGCAATCCGTATTTTTCTACAGATACCACTGCTGCATTGCGCGCTGCCGAGATTGAAGCAGAAGTCATTTTAATGGCAAAAAACAAAGTGGATGGCGTATACGATGCAGATCCGGCAAAAGATTCAAATGCAACAAAATTTGATTCTCTCACGTTTCTGGAAGTATTAAACCGAGGATTGGGTATCATGGATTCAACAGCTACATCTTTATGTATGGATAATAATATTCCGATTCTCGTGTTTGCGATTACAACAGAAGGAAACATTAAACGCGCGGTTATGGGAGAAACAATAGGGACAATCGTCAGGAGGGAAGAATAATGGTTCAGGATATTTTGAAAAAAGTAGAGGAGCGGATGGATAAATCGATTCAAGCGCTGCGCAAGGAATTTGCTACAGTTCGTGCAGGGCGTGCGACTCCGAACTTGCTGGATAAGATTGTCGTCGAATATTATGGAAGCACCATGCCGATTCATCAATTGGCGAATATTTCAGCTCCAGAGCCGCGGCTTTTGGTTATTCAACCTTGGGACAAAGGAAGCTTGGGTGCCATTGAAAAAGCAATCAGCAAATCGGATCTTGGATTGGTGCCGACAAATGATG
Above is a window of Fodinisporobacter ferrooxydans DNA encoding:
- the pyrH gene encoding UMP kinase, with protein sequence MLEPKYKRVILKLSGEALAGPAGFGIDATVIQSIARQIGEIVQLGVQVAVVVGGGNIWRGVSGSSQGMDRASADYMGMLATVMNALALQDSLEKIDVVTRVQTSIEMRQIAEPYIRRRAIRHLEKSRVVIFAAGTGNPYFSTDTTAALRAAEIEAEVILMAKNKVDGVYDADPAKDSNATKFDSLTFLEVLNRGLGIMDSTATSLCMDNNIPILVFAITTEGNIKRAVMGETIGTIVRREE
- the frr gene encoding ribosome recycling factor, whose protein sequence is MVQDILKKVEERMDKSIQALRKEFATVRAGRATPNLLDKIVVEYYGSTMPIHQLANISAPEPRLLVIQPWDKGSLGAIEKAISKSDLGLVPTNDGGVIRIVIPQLTEQRRQELVKQIRKMAEEGRVAVRNVRRDLNDEVKKVEKNGDISEDESRRAQEKIQHATDKYIGEIDKILATKEKELLEV